One Arthrobacter sp. StoSoilB20 DNA segment encodes these proteins:
- the epsC gene encoding serine O-acetyltransferase EpsC: MSFFARLKEDLDAARSHDPAARGSFENFFAYSGLHAIWAHRVTHRLWQNPALRFPARLISQLARFMTGIEIHPGATIGRRFFIDHGMGVVIGETAEIGEDVMIYHGVTLGGRSLAKVKRHPTIGDRVTIGAGAKVLGPITIGAGSAIGANAVVVKDAPPESIITGIPATWRHRDARSETKPAVDPAEYYIEYRI; the protein is encoded by the coding sequence GTGAGCTTCTTCGCAAGGCTTAAGGAAGACCTCGACGCCGCCCGGTCACACGACCCGGCGGCTCGAGGATCTTTTGAGAACTTTTTCGCATACTCCGGCCTGCACGCCATCTGGGCCCACCGGGTAACGCACCGGCTGTGGCAGAACCCGGCGCTTCGTTTTCCGGCGCGCTTGATCTCCCAGCTGGCCAGGTTCATGACGGGTATCGAAATCCATCCTGGTGCCACCATTGGCCGCAGGTTCTTCATCGACCACGGCATGGGTGTGGTGATCGGGGAAACCGCCGAAATCGGCGAAGACGTGATGATCTACCACGGTGTAACGCTGGGCGGACGATCACTGGCCAAAGTCAAGCGGCATCCCACCATCGGGGACCGTGTCACCATCGGCGCCGGGGCGAAGGTGCTTGGCCCTATCACCATCGGGGCCGGCAGCGCGATCGGCGCCAATGCCGTGGTAGTCAAGGACGCGCCTCCGGAGTCCATCATCACCGGCATTCCGGCCACGTGGCGGCACCGCGATGCCCGGTCAGAAACGAAGCCGGCCGTGGACCCGGCAGAGTATTACATCGAGTACCGGATCTAG
- a CDS encoding oxidoreductase, producing the protein MASRVALVTGASTGIGFDTAIALRAAGFTVYAGARRVDKMEPLASRGITVLSLDVQSEESMASAVAFIEAAHGHLDVLVNNAGYGSYGSLEEVPLAEGRRQFEVNVMGLARMTQLVLPAMRKARAGRIINVTSIGGKIYEPLGAWYHATKFAVEGMSDSLRLELKPFGIDVVIIEPSGTKSEWGTIAGEGLLATSGDGPYQQQAHVVAAALASTAGEGHILSTPARVVANVIVRAATAKRPRTRYPVGRGAWSVLALRRILPDRAFDAVFWNFYRRLAG; encoded by the coding sequence ATGGCATCACGCGTTGCGCTCGTCACTGGCGCATCCACAGGAATCGGTTTCGACACCGCGATCGCCCTCCGGGCCGCAGGATTCACGGTCTACGCCGGCGCTCGACGGGTCGATAAAATGGAGCCGCTGGCCAGCCGCGGCATCACGGTGTTGTCCTTGGATGTCCAATCGGAAGAATCAATGGCGTCGGCAGTGGCATTCATCGAAGCGGCCCATGGGCACCTTGACGTGCTGGTCAACAATGCCGGTTACGGCTCCTATGGCTCACTTGAAGAAGTCCCGTTGGCCGAGGGGAGGCGTCAGTTCGAGGTCAACGTCATGGGCCTGGCAAGAATGACCCAACTCGTGCTCCCTGCAATGCGCAAGGCACGTGCAGGCCGGATCATCAACGTGACGTCAATCGGTGGAAAAATATATGAACCGCTGGGGGCCTGGTATCACGCAACCAAGTTCGCCGTGGAGGGTATGAGTGATTCACTGCGCCTGGAACTGAAGCCGTTCGGCATCGACGTCGTGATCATCGAACCATCCGGGACCAAGAGTGAATGGGGCACCATTGCGGGGGAGGGGCTGCTGGCCACGTCCGGCGACGGGCCCTACCAGCAGCAAGCCCATGTTGTTGCCGCTGCGCTGGCGTCGACCGCAGGTGAAGGCCACATCTTGTCCACACCGGCACGGGTTGTTGCAAATGTGATCGTCCGGGCCGCAACGGCAAAACGCCCCAGGACCCGCTACCCGGTGGGCAGGGGAGCCTGGAGCGTCCTGGCGCTGCGAAGGATCCTTCCGGACCGGGCCTTCGATGCCGTCTTCTGGAATTTCTACAGAAGGCTCGCTGGCTAG